In a genomic window of Chrysemys picta bellii isolate R12L10 chromosome 1, ASM1138683v2, whole genome shotgun sequence:
- the LOC135980895 gene encoding SRRM2 protein homolog rsr-2-like: protein MQADNRKRAPAWTVREVLDLIAVWGEDSVLVELRSKRRNAKTFEKISKGMMERGHNRDSEQCRVKVKELRQAYQKTKEANGRSGSEPRTCRFYAELHAILGGAATTTPPVIVDSGSGIVSSATPEDSADGGEEEDEDEDKLAESTQHSVLPNSQDLFLTLTEVPSQASQASTQDSDPMEGTSAAANSSSLPPPSRRLSQIRRRKKRTRDEMFSEIMESSRSDRAHLNEWKETVSKYRKEASEREDRRDQREDRRDQREDRRDQREERRDARDERWRQEDQRRQDATLGLLREQTDMLRRLVELQERLLENRLPLQPLFHPPPSPCSVSSSPRRVRTRGGRLRTLSHSTPVDSPSKRLSFF, encoded by the exons atgcaggctgataatcgaaaaagagcaccagcatggaccgtgagggaggtactggatctgatcgctgtatggggagaggattcagtgcttgtagaacttcgttctaaaagacgaaatgcaaaaacttttgaaaaaatctccaagggcatgatggagagaggccacaatagggactctgagcagtgccgcgtgaaagtcaaggagctcagacaagcctatcaaaaaacaaaggaggcaaacggtcgctccgggtcagagccgcggacatgccgcttctacgccgagctgcatgcaattctagggggggctgccaccactaccccacctgtgatcgtggattctgggtcggggatagtctcatcagcgacgcctgaggattctgccgatgggggagaggaggaggatgaggatgaggataagcttgcagagagcacacagcactccgttctccccaacagccaggatctttttctcaccctgactgaagtaccctcccaagcctcccaagccagtacccaagactctgaccccatggaagggacctcag cagctgcaaattcctcaagcctccctcctccatcccgaaggttatcacagataaggcgtcgtaagaagagaacgcgagacgagatgttttctgaaattatggaatccagccgcagtgacagagctcatctgaatgagtggaaggaaacagtttcaaagtataggaaagaagccagtgaacgtgaggacaggagggaccaacgtgaggacaggagggaccaacgtgaggacaggagggaccaacgtgaggagaggagagacgctcgagatgagaggtggcggcaggaagaccagaggaggcaggatgcaacgctggggctgctgcgtgagcaaacagacatgctccggcgtctggtggagcttcaggaacggctgctggaaaacagactgccgcttcagcccctgttccaccctcccccctccccatgttccgtatcctcctcacccagacgtgtaagaacgcggggggggaggctccgtacactttcccattccaccccagtagacagcccaagcaaaaggctatcatttttttaa
- the LOC135980897 gene encoding uncharacterized protein LOC135980897 — protein MESQDRKRAPAWTEREVQDLLAIWGDESVLAELRSSKRNGKVLEKVSKAMKDRGHNRDTQQCRVKIKELRQAYHKAREANGRSGAEPQTCRFYAELHAILGGAATTTPTVCYDSVNGETHREDGSGNEEDEDGGTVGSSQQQGSGETGFPNSQDMFVTLDLEPVTPELTQDPQGTQETSAANVSPSQRLVNIRKRKRRTRDDMFTELQISSHADRAQQNAWRQSMSDMRKAQYEREERWRAEWRDEKSKWRAEDDRWRQLADRRQESMLRLLEHQTDMLERMVELQERQQEQRPPLQPLFNQQPSSPSSIASSPRRPRTWWGGLRPPSHSTPDDRPSIRRLAFNKS, from the exons atggagtcccaggatcgcaaaagagctccagcatggaccgaacgggaggtacaggatctgctcgccatatggggagatgaatcagtgctagctgaactccgtagcagtaaaagaaatggcaaagtattagaaaaggtctccaaggccatgaaggaccgaggccataacagggacacacagcagtgccgcgtgaaaattaaggagctacggcaagcctaccacaaagccagagaagcaaacggaaggtccggggcagagccgcaaacttgccgcttctacgcggagctgcatgccattctagggggtgcagccaccactaccccaaccgtgtgctatgactccgtcaatggagaaacacacagggaagacggttcggggaacgaggaagatgaggatggaggtactgtaggtagctcacagcagcaaggaagcggagaaaccggtttccccaacagccaggatatgtttgtgaccctggacctggaaccagtaacccccgaactcacccaagaccctcagggcacacaggagacctctg ctgcaaatgtttctccttcgcagaggctagtgaacattagaaagagaaaacggaggacgcgggacgatatgttcacggagctgcagatatcctcccacgctgatagagcacagcagaatgcgtggaggcagtcaatgtcggacatgagaaaagcacagtatgaacgagaggagaggtggcgggctgaatggcgggatgaaaagagcaagtggcgggctgaagatgataggtggcgtcagcttgcagacagacggcaagagtcaatgctccgtctgctggagcatcaaactgatatgctcgagcgtatggttgagctgcaggaaaggcagcaggagcagagaccgccgctacagcccctgtttaaccaacagccctcctccccaagttccatagcctcctcacccagacgcccaagaacatggtgggggggcctccggccacccagtcactccaccccagatgatcgcccaagcatcagaaggctggccttcaataagagttaa